One Bradyrhizobium sp. CCGB12 genomic window carries:
- a CDS encoding proton-translocating transhydrogenase family protein: MEHAAQVVDPFIFRLSIFVLAVFVGYFVVWSVTPALHTPLMSVTNAISSVIVVGALLAGGVANVSSGSGWARAFGFVALIFACVNIFGGFLVTQRMLAMYKKKSK, from the coding sequence ATGGAGCATGCTGCACAGGTCGTCGACCCCTTCATCTTCCGCCTGTCGATCTTCGTCCTCGCCGTCTTCGTCGGCTATTTCGTGGTGTGGTCGGTGACGCCGGCGCTGCACACGCCGCTGATGAGCGTGACCAACGCGATCTCCTCGGTGATCGTGGTCGGTGCGCTGCTTGCCGGCGGCGTCGCGAATGTCTCGAGCGGCTCGGGCTGGGCACGCGCCTTCGGCTTCGTCGCGCTGATCTTCGCCTGCGTGAACATTTTTGGCGGCTTCCTTGTCACCCAGCGCATGCTGGCGATGTACAAGAAGAAGTCGAAGTAA
- a CDS encoding Re/Si-specific NAD(P)(+) transhydrogenase subunit alpha codes for MKIAVAKEIDPSEPRVAASPDTVKKFIALGAEIAVEPGAGLKSGLPDSEFTAVGATISADALKDADIIIKVKRPEASELAQYKRGALVIAIMDPYGNEAALKTIADAGVSAFAMELMPRITRAQVMDVLSSQANLAGYRAVIEGAEAFGRAFPMMMTAAGTVPAAKVFVMGVGVAGLQAIATARRLGAIVTATDVRPATKEQVESLGAKFLAVEDEEFKNAQTAGGYAKEMSKEYQAKQAALTAEHIKKQDIVITTALIPGRPAPMLVSGEMVKSMKPGSVLVDLAVERGGNVEGAKAGEVVDLDGIKIVGYTNVAGRVAASASSLYARNLFSFIETMVDKKEKKLAVNWDDELVKATALTKDGAVIHPNFQPKV; via the coding sequence ATGAAGATCGCCGTTGCCAAGGAAATAGATCCGTCCGAGCCGCGCGTTGCCGCTTCGCCTGATACGGTGAAGAAATTCATAGCGCTGGGCGCCGAGATCGCCGTCGAGCCGGGCGCCGGCCTCAAATCAGGCCTGCCGGATTCCGAATTCACCGCCGTGGGCGCCACTATCAGCGCCGATGCGCTGAAGGACGCCGACATCATCATCAAGGTGAAGCGCCCCGAGGCCTCCGAGCTCGCGCAGTACAAGCGCGGCGCGCTCGTCATCGCCATCATGGATCCCTATGGCAACGAGGCCGCGCTGAAGACGATCGCCGATGCCGGCGTCTCCGCCTTCGCGATGGAATTGATGCCGCGCATCACGCGCGCGCAGGTGATGGACGTGCTGTCCTCGCAGGCGAACCTCGCCGGCTACCGCGCCGTGATCGAGGGTGCCGAGGCCTTCGGCCGCGCCTTCCCGATGATGATGACGGCAGCCGGTACCGTGCCTGCCGCGAAGGTGTTCGTGATGGGCGTCGGCGTTGCCGGCCTCCAGGCAATCGCGACCGCGCGCCGTCTCGGCGCCATTGTGACCGCGACCGACGTGCGGCCTGCGACGAAGGAGCAGGTGGAATCGCTTGGCGCAAAGTTCCTCGCCGTCGAGGACGAGGAGTTCAAGAACGCGCAGACCGCCGGCGGCTACGCCAAGGAGATGTCCAAGGAATACCAGGCCAAGCAGGCCGCGCTCACCGCCGAGCACATCAAGAAGCAGGACATCGTGATCACGACCGCGCTGATTCCCGGCCGGCCCGCGCCGATGCTCGTCTCGGGCGAGATGGTCAAGTCGATGAAGCCGGGCTCGGTGCTGGTCGATCTTGCCGTCGAGCGCGGCGGCAATGTCGAGGGCGCCAAGGCCGGCGAGGTCGTCGACCTCGATGGCATCAAGATCGTCGGCTACACCAACGTTGCCGGCCGCGTCGCGGCCTCGGCCTCCAGCCTCTACGCACGCAATCTGTTCTCCTTCATCGAGACCATGGTCGACAAGAAAGAGAAGAAGCTCGCCGTCAACTGGGACGACGAGCTGGTCAAGGCCACTGCGCTTACGAAAGACGGCGCCGTCATCCACCCGAACTTCCAGCCGAAGGTTTAA
- a CDS encoding aa3-type cytochrome c oxidase subunit IV — protein sequence MADHSEVAYTTADGNDYVAHEQTYEGFIKLVKYGTASVALIVILMAIFLT from the coding sequence ATGGCTGACCATAGCGAAGTGGCGTACACCACCGCCGACGGCAACGACTACGTTGCCCACGAGCAGACCTACGAGGGCTTCATCAAGCTGGTGAAGTACGGCACAGCCTCGGTCGCGCTCATCGTGATTCTGATGGCGATCTTCCTGACCTGA
- a CDS encoding type II toxin-antitoxin system death-on-curing family toxin: protein MSDLQEPLWITYEQAVAIHGRQLRRFGGAPGLRDKGMLRSALERPVNKWRYEQAPMDELAAAYAFGLAKNHAFVDGNKRIAFMAMMVFLHKNGVTFSPDPAEATTIILSLAAGEVSEQSLLRWIRDNLDSK from the coding sequence ATGAGCGATCTTCAGGAGCCGCTCTGGATCACCTACGAGCAGGCCGTCGCAATCCACGGTCGGCAGCTCCGGCGCTTCGGTGGTGCGCCGGGATTGCGTGACAAGGGCATGCTGCGTTCGGCGCTGGAGCGCCCGGTCAATAAATGGCGCTATGAGCAGGCGCCGATGGACGAACTCGCCGCAGCGTACGCATTCGGCCTCGCGAAAAATCATGCCTTCGTCGACGGAAACAAGCGCATCGCCTTCATGGCGATGATGGTCTTCCTCCACAAGAACGGCGTGACTTTCAGTCCAGATCCTGCGGAAGCCACGACAATCATCCTCTCGCTCGCCGCCGGTGAGGTCAGCGAACAGAGCCTCCTCCGCTGGATCCGCGATAATCTGGATTCCAAATGA
- a CDS encoding AbrB family transcriptional regulator: protein MKIEIKKIGNSDGLLLPRELMQRLDLKRGQQLHIVELPGGGFQLLPYDPDFERTMEIADEVMDKYRDTLAALAK, encoded by the coding sequence ATGAAGATCGAGATCAAGAAGATCGGTAATTCCGATGGTTTGTTGCTGCCCCGTGAATTGATGCAGCGGCTCGATCTCAAGCGCGGACAGCAATTGCATATCGTGGAATTACCCGGCGGCGGATTTCAGTTGCTGCCCTACGATCCCGACTTCGAACGGACGATGGAAATCGCCGACGAGGTGATGGACAAGTATCGCGACACGCTTGCTGCGCTGGCAAAATAG
- a CDS encoding M3 family oligoendopeptidase → MNSRPSTALKKTALKKPALRKPAAKTSAKTSATKKSVAKAKPSKPSLAKPSPAKPSPAKPSSAKPASKTGKLPEWNLADLYSGIDAPEVARDLEKMDADCVAFETDYRGKLATGTANEDGGKWLAEAVRRYEAIDDLAGRLGSYAGLVHAGDSVDPAISKFYGDVSERLTAASTHLLFFALELNRIDDDILNRAMLAAELAHYRPWIEDLRKEKPYQLDDKLEQLFLEKAQTGYSAFNRLFDQTISGLRFKVGAKELAIEPTLNLLQDRDGAKRRSAAEALAKTFKANERTFALITNTLAKDKDISDRWRGFQDVADSRHLNNRVEREVVDALVASVQAAYPKLSHRYYALKAKWFGKKRLAYWDRNAPLPFAATDVIGWPDARTMVLTAYRGFSPKMADIAERFFTDRWIDAPVRPGKAPGAFSHPTTPSAHPYVLMNYQGKPRDVMTLAHELGHGVHQVLAAKNGALMAPTPLTLAETASVFGEMLTFRRLLAQTKSAKQRQALLAGKVEDMINTVVRQIAFYSFERAVHTERKNGELTATRLGEIWLSVQGESLGPAIEIKAGYENYWMYIPHFIHSPFYVYAYAFGDCLVNSLYAVYENAAEGFAERYLDMLAAGGTKHYSELLRPFGLDAKDPKFWDGGLSVIAGMIDELEAMG, encoded by the coding sequence ATGAATTCGCGCCCCAGCACTGCTCTGAAGAAGACTGCTCTCAAGAAGCCCGCTCTCCGCAAGCCCGCCGCCAAGACATCCGCCAAGACATCCGCTACCAAGAAGTCTGTTGCCAAGGCAAAGCCCTCCAAACCTTCGCTCGCCAAGCCGTCACCCGCAAAGCCGTCACCCGCAAAGCCTTCATCCGCAAAGCCTGCGAGCAAGACCGGCAAGCTTCCGGAGTGGAACCTGGCCGATCTCTATTCCGGGATCGATGCGCCGGAAGTGGCGCGCGATCTCGAAAAGATGGATGCCGATTGCGTCGCGTTCGAGACCGACTACAGAGGCAAGCTCGCGACAGGGACAGCAAACGAAGATGGCGGAAAATGGCTCGCCGAGGCCGTGCGACGCTATGAGGCAATCGACGATCTCGCCGGCCGTCTCGGTTCCTATGCCGGCCTGGTCCATGCCGGCGACAGCGTGGATCCTGCGATTTCAAAGTTTTACGGCGATGTTTCCGAGCGGCTGACGGCGGCGTCGACGCATCTTCTGTTCTTCGCGCTCGAGCTCAACCGGATCGATGACGATATCTTGAACCGCGCGATGCTGGCCGCGGAGCTCGCGCACTACCGGCCCTGGATCGAGGATCTGCGCAAGGAGAAGCCGTACCAGCTCGACGACAAGCTCGAGCAGCTCTTCCTGGAGAAGGCGCAGACCGGCTATTCCGCCTTCAACCGGTTGTTCGACCAGACCATCTCGGGCCTGCGCTTCAAGGTCGGCGCCAAGGAGCTCGCGATCGAGCCGACGCTCAACCTGTTGCAGGACCGCGACGGTGCCAAGCGCAGGAGCGCGGCGGAGGCGCTGGCCAAAACCTTCAAGGCCAATGAGCGCACCTTTGCGCTGATCACCAACACGCTTGCCAAGGACAAGGACATCTCCGACCGGTGGCGCGGTTTTCAGGATGTCGCGGATTCCCGGCACCTCAACAACCGCGTCGAGCGCGAGGTGGTGGACGCGCTGGTCGCCTCGGTGCAGGCGGCCTATCCCAAATTGTCGCATCGCTATTACGCGCTGAAGGCGAAGTGGTTCGGCAAGAAGCGGCTGGCTTATTGGGACCGCAACGCGCCGCTGCCCTTTGCTGCGACCGACGTCATTGGCTGGCCTGATGCACGCACCATGGTGCTGACGGCCTATCGCGGCTTCTCGCCCAAGATGGCCGACATTGCCGAGCGCTTCTTCACCGACCGCTGGATCGATGCGCCGGTGCGTCCGGGCAAGGCGCCGGGCGCGTTCTCGCATCCGACCACGCCGTCGGCGCATCCCTATGTGCTGATGAACTACCAGGGCAAGCCGCGCGACGTGATGACGCTCGCACATGAACTCGGCCATGGCGTGCATCAGGTGCTGGCGGCGAAGAACGGAGCGCTGATGGCGCCGACGCCGCTAACGCTGGCGGAGACCGCGAGCGTGTTCGGCGAGATGCTGACCTTCCGCCGGCTGCTGGCGCAGACCAAGAGCGCAAAGCAGCGCCAGGCGCTGCTCGCGGGCAAGGTCGAGGACATGATCAACACCGTGGTGCGGCAGATCGCGTTCTATTCGTTCGAGCGCGCGGTCCACACCGAGCGCAAGAACGGCGAACTCACCGCGACCCGGCTCGGCGAGATCTGGCTGTCGGTGCAGGGCGAGAGCCTGGGACCGGCGATCGAGATCAAGGCGGGCTACGAGAACTACTGGATGTACATCCCGCACTTCATCCACTCGCCGTTCTACGTCTACGCCTATGCGTTCGGCGACTGTCTCGTGAACTCGCTCTATGCGGTCTACGAGAATGCGGCCGAGGGCTTTGCCGAGCGTTATCTCGACATGCTCGCCGCTGGCGGGACCAAGCACTATTCCGAGCTGCTGCGGCCGTTCGGGCTGGATGCCAAGGACCCGAAGTTCTGGGACGGGGGCTTGAGCGTCATCGCCGGGATGATCGACGAGCTCGAGGCGATGGGCTGA
- a CDS encoding sigma-54 dependent transcriptional regulator, with amino-acid sequence MAACILIADDDAVARRLVENMVQKCGYDTIVVESGDAAIAALTAPGAPAIDGVILDLVMPGLDGMGVLAKIRDAGLSIPVIVQTAHGGIDNVISAMRAGAADFVVKPVGLERLQVSLRNALNASALKGELQRIRHSREGRLTFSDIITRSEAMAGVMRAAQKAANSSIPVLIEGESGVGKEMFARAIHGSGERKAKPFVAVNCGAIPDNLVESILFGHEKGAFTGATERHMGKFVEAHGGTLFLDEVSELPLTAQVKLLRALQEGAVEAVGGRKPVKVDVRIVSATNRKLLERVKQGHFREDLFYRLHVLPLTIPSLRARREDIPHLLRHFLARFAAEENRPITGISGEAVAHLAQLDWPGNIRQLENAVYRAVVMSDGDQLDLGDFPLLASQPHGATDIPTAPLMLEPAAAPSLVSGNEIPIAPLPSVGTLSMLTPSGDVRPLEEMENEIIRFAISHYRGQMSEVARRLKIGRSTLYRKLDEAGVPGHGGKSGEETH; translated from the coding sequence ATGGCTGCCTGTATTTTGATCGCCGACGACGACGCTGTAGCCCGCCGGCTGGTCGAAAACATGGTGCAGAAATGCGGCTATGACACGATCGTCGTGGAGTCCGGCGATGCTGCGATCGCCGCCCTCACCGCTCCCGGCGCTCCCGCCATCGACGGCGTCATCCTCGATCTCGTGATGCCCGGCCTGGACGGCATGGGCGTGCTGGCGAAAATCCGCGATGCAGGCCTCAGCATCCCCGTCATCGTGCAGACCGCGCATGGCGGCATCGACAACGTGATCTCGGCGATGCGCGCCGGCGCGGCCGATTTCGTCGTCAAGCCGGTCGGCCTCGAGCGACTTCAGGTGTCACTGCGCAACGCGCTCAACGCGTCCGCGCTCAAGGGCGAATTGCAGCGCATCCGTCACAGCCGCGAGGGCCGGCTGACCTTCTCCGACATCATCACCCGCTCCGAGGCGATGGCGGGCGTGATGCGCGCCGCGCAGAAGGCGGCGAACTCCTCGATTCCCGTGCTGATCGAAGGCGAGTCCGGCGTCGGCAAGGAGATGTTCGCGCGCGCCATCCATGGCAGCGGCGAGCGCAAGGCAAAGCCCTTCGTCGCGGTCAATTGCGGCGCGATCCCAGACAACCTCGTCGAGTCCATTCTGTTCGGGCACGAGAAGGGCGCCTTCACCGGCGCCACCGAGCGGCACATGGGCAAGTTCGTCGAGGCCCATGGTGGCACGCTGTTCCTGGACGAGGTCAGCGAGTTGCCGCTGACCGCGCAGGTCAAGCTCTTGCGCGCGCTCCAGGAGGGCGCGGTCGAGGCGGTCGGCGGCCGCAAGCCCGTCAAGGTCGACGTGCGCATCGTCTCTGCGACCAACCGCAAGCTCCTGGAGCGAGTGAAACAGGGACACTTCAGGGAAGACCTGTTCTATCGCCTGCACGTGTTGCCGCTGACGATTCCCTCGCTGCGCGCCCGGCGCGAGGACATTCCGCACCTGCTGCGGCACTTCCTGGCGCGCTTTGCCGCCGAGGAGAACCGCCCCATCACCGGAATCAGCGGCGAGGCGGTGGCACACCTCGCCCAGCTCGACTGGCCCGGCAACATCCGTCAGCTCGAAAACGCGGTCTACCGCGCTGTGGTGATGAGCGACGGCGACCAGCTCGACCTTGGCGATTTCCCCCTGCTCGCCTCGCAGCCGCACGGCGCCACGGACATTCCGACGGCGCCACTGATGCTCGAGCCGGCCGCGGCACCCTCTCTCGTATCGGGTAATGAAATACCGATTGCCCCCCTCCCGTCAGTGGGAACTCTCTCCATGCTGACGCCGAGCGGCGATGTTCGCCCGCTGGAGGAGATGGAGAACGAGATCATCCGTTTCGCGATCTCGCACTATCGCGGGCAGATGTCCGAAGTCGCCCGCCGTCTCAAAATCGGTCGGTCCACGCTCTACCGCAAACTCGACGAAGCCGGCGTGCCCGGCCATGGCGGGAAAAGCGGCGAGGAGACGCACTGA